The Campylobacter anatolicus nucleotide sequence AACCGGCGTTGTGTAGCGTTGCATTAAATTTTGAACGAAGAAGCAAAAGACGCTCGCAAAGATTGATGTAACAATGATCGCAAAGTAAAAATCGTAATTTAAATTTGGCACAATACCGCCCTCAAAAATATATGCAAACACGAGTGAGAACACCGCGGTAGTAGCAAATTCTGCACACATAAATATAAAAATTTCACAACGATTTACAAAACGTGCAGCATAGATGATCTCTAGTGCGTAAGCGATCGCACATATCAAGCTTAGCTTCTCACCAAGCCCAAAGCCAAGCTCACCAGATGTTAAAAAATAAAGTCCAATCGCACTTAAAATCGCACCAACAATAGCATAAATACTAACTCTAGCTTTAAACAAGATAAAGCTTATAAATGGGACAAAAACAACCACAAGTCCAGTGATAAAAGCAACCGATGAACTTAATGCATATTTAAGCGCAAATGTCTGAAAGGCAAACCCAGAAAATAAAAATACGCCCACGATACTGCCGTATTTAATGGAATTACGATCGATGCTATCTATAAATTTAAAACTTATTATAGTCATTAGCATAAATGCTATCAAAAACCTCCAAAAAAGTATCGTAAATACACCATTTGTATGCAATGCTTTTGACATCGGCAAAAATGTAATACCCCATACAATCGCGACTATAAATATCGCAAAATCGGCACCAAATTCTCTAAATTTTTTAGCTACCAAAGTCTAATCCTACTTTAAAACTTTATTTAATATACCATTTCCTTTGCCGACTATGCCACTTTTTAATCCACTCTCCTTTTCACTCATAACGTTAAAAAGCCCATCTAAAGTTTTACGTGTGATGTAGTCGTTTAAATCCTCGCCACTGTCTGGGACATACTCGCTCATACCTAAATTTGAAGCTAGGTTTTTAACCGATTTTATCGTATCACTACTTGTTACTGAACTATTTGCGATAAATGAATTTAGTCCGTTGTATGCAGTGGCAAATTTATTATCACTCATCATATTTTTAATAATCGGTTTAAAAACTTTTTGTAGTTTATCGCCTGATCTATCTTGTAAAAATTTAGTAAAGCTATCTTTACCACCGCTCATTACAGACTTGATCTCATCGTTATTCATATTTTTAATCGTATCGCTAAATATGCTCGCAGCCTCTGGTACAGCGGTGCTAGCGGCGTTATTTATTGATATTATAAGCTCATTTGCCCACTTCTCTCCACCTACCTTTTTAGCTAAATTTGCAGCCCCTTGCAGTCCATTTGGAAGTGGGATCTTAGCTACTGCACTATTTAAATATCCACTATTTGATAGCTCTTTAACGGCTAAATTTAAAGCGTTTGAAACTATGGCTTTATAATCCTTACTAACACTTAAGCTACTAGCTACCTTTAAGCCTGAGCTTATCGCATCACTCAAATTTGCATTTGTATCAATCGCCAAGCAACAAAGTAGTAAAAATGTTACAAATTTTCTCATTTTTATCCTTTTTTAGTTTTATTATATATAAATATCTTTTAAGCTACAATTATCATTTTAAAAATTTAAAGGATATTTATGCAGATTTTACTCATCGCCTTTGCCTTAGCTATGGATAGCGTTGCTCTTGCGATGGCAAATGGTGCAAAGTGTCAAAATATCAATATAAAACAAATTTTAAAACTTGCATTTACATTTGGTGCATTTCAAGCTATTATGCCATTTTTAGGTTATATTTTAGGGCTTAGCTTTATAAGTTTTATAGCCTCTATCGATCACTTCATTGCATTTTTTATACTAATTTTTCTAGGAATTAAAATGATACACGAGGCCTATGAGAGCAAAGATGATAATTGTGTATTAAATCTTTCAAACAAAGAGCTCATCCTTGGTGCGATCGCTACAAGTATCGATGCACTCGCTGTTGGTATAACTTTTGGCTTTGCTGATATTAAAATAGTTAACGCTTGTGTAATCATAGGCGTGACCTGTTTTATACTCTGTTTTATCGCCTGTTATATCGGTAAAATCGTAGGCGAAATTTTAGAGCACAAAGCTCTTGTTTTAGGCGGTTTAATACTTGTTTTTATTGGATTTAAAATTTTAATAGAACACTTAAATGCATAATATTTTAATTATATATTTATATAATTAAAATATTCTTGTAAAAAAATATTACATTTTTTTATTTAAAATATTATCATAAAATTTGTGCTAAATTTAGCTTACTTAAAATTTACAATAAGCTATTATACAAGATAAATTTAACTTTTTGGAGTATAAGATTGCTATTAAAACAAGTATTTGTATGGAATAAAGACTTCGAAACAACATACGAAAGTATCGATACTGAACATAAATATCTAGTTGATTTACTAAATTCTCTAGGTGATAAAATATCTGATAAATCAACAAAAATACAAGATTTAAAGCATATATTTGATGAGCTTATTGACTATACAGGTTATCATTTTAACAACGAAGAACAACTATCAAAGATGATTGGTGTAGATACGCGACACCGCAATGAACACGTTGCAGCACATAAGAGATTTGTTAAGCGTGTTTTAGAACTTAGAAATAACGTAGAAAGTAGTGTTGATTTTAGAGTGGAAGGTAAAGAAACTCTTGACTTTTTAGTTAGTTGGCTTACATTTCATATACTTGGTATGGATAAGCTTTTAACTCTACAAATGCGGATGATAGAGCAAGGCAAAAGTCCAGCTGATGCATATGAAATCGTCATCAACTCAGGCGATAATAGACAAATAAATGCTCTTGTAAATTCGTTTAATAGCGTGTTTGGCTCCCTTGTGAAATACAATGAAGAGCTTTTGGCTATGAAAAGAGCTCTTGAGTCGGAAGTGTCAAAACGTACAATAGAACTAGAGATAGCAAATAAAAAATTGCAATTTATCGCGATGTCTGACCATCTGACTGGACTTTCAAATCGACGAATGGCAATTAGTACAATACAAGAGTGCATAACCACGCTACAAACAAAGGGTAAAATTTTTTCTGTTATTATGTTAGATCTTGACCGTTTTAAGTCCATAAATGACAAATATGGACACGACGCTGGGGATAGGGTACTTTGTGAGTTTTCAAAGGTGTTAAAATTTGAAAGTCGCACTGATGATGTAGTGTGCCGTCTCGGTGGCGATGAGTTTTTGATCATATGTCCTGATACTAATACTAATGGTGTTATAAATTTAGCACTAAAACTACTAAAAGCAATAAATAAAATTTGTATCAAATTTGATGACGGTGGTGAATGGTCCGGCTCTTCAAGCATTGGTATAGCTACAGCAAATAGCGAGACAAAAACAACAGAACATATCATCAAATCCGCAGATATAGCAGTCTATAAAGCAAAAGAATTAGGCAGAAACTGCGTCTGCAACGCCTATGGTAAAATAAGCTAAATTTATAAACTCCTTGGCTATATCTTTAAATTTTTGCCAAATTTGGATTAAATTTAAACTAACAAAACTGATAAATTTAAAGAGTATTATGCAAAACTACAAAATGATACTACGCAATGAATGCTCGTAAAAGTATTTTAATTTCAAAGCTATAACGTTAAAAATGTTCTAGAGCTAGTAGAGCAAAACTCGTGCTAGTTAATTTATGAGATATTATGTCTTTATAGGCTTAAGCAAGATAGCGACAAGAGTGATAAAAAATAGCTTTAAAGCTTGGCTATTTCACAATATAATCACAATAGTGACAACTACCCTAAATATCTTCTAAGAAATACTAAAGCACAAATAGATAAGCAAAATGGACATTTTGAGTTGAGTAAAGGCAGGAAATTGACATACTAAAGATTAAAAACTATGACGAATACAGTGGTTTTAAGGGCTGATAGCGGAGTGTCTGTTGTAGTTTGTACTGTAGCAAATATAAAACCTGAGTTAGTATAGAAAATGCGTGATTGGTTATTAAATTTATATCAATGTGAGTTGGATTAGCCCATTTATGCCTATTTTGTGAAATATATTTATTAAAATTTAAATTAAATCAAATTTTTAAGCTTATATATGCTAATATAATTAAATATTATAATCAAAAGAGGCTTTATGAGCGAGATTAATTATAGTGTATTGGATATTTTGTCAAACAAGAAAGCTCTTTGCCTTGAAGATGAGCCTAAAATTTTAAAAAATTTAACTGAGTCTTTAGAGCTTTTCTTTAGTGATGTTGTTGGAGTGAGAGATGGTAAAGAAGCTCTTGATGAAGCCTTAAGCGGACTTTATGATGTATTAATTTTAGATATCAGCGTCCCACATATAGATGGCATAGAGATCGCAAGGTGTGTGCGTGAAAAAAATCACAAAATCCCGATAATAATCATAACAAGCCACACCGAACAAGAGTATCTTTGGCGTGTAGTAGAGCTTAAAATAACAAGATATATACCAAAGCCATTCGATAAAGAAACTATCATAACCGCTTTAAAAGATGTCGCACTAGATTTGACAGATCATCAGCCAATCATAAAGCTAAAAGATGGCGTTAGATATGATCCAGCCAAAAAAATCATCTACACAAATAATGAAATTTTTCACATTTCAAAGAGTGAAAGTCGACTGTTAGAGTATTTTTTAAGACACAAAAATAAAAATATTACTTATGAAGAGCTGTTTGATTATCTGTGGGAGTTTGACCAGCCAAGCAAAGAGGCGATAAAAACTATTGTCAAAGAGCTACGCAAAAAGATAGGCAAAGATGTGATTAAAAATTTATATGGCGTGGGGTATCTGTGTGAAATATAGATTTGCGATAATTATATTTATGTTTATAATGCTTTACTCTATAATAATAGGCTTATTTTTCAACTTCTATAAAGAATTATCCATAAAAGACGCTAAGATAGAGGCTTTTCACGTACTTGAAACTATGAATGCAGTCAGAGACTATGTTGCAAATATCCAGCGTCCGCTTATAGATGAGCTAAAACAAAATGGCACAATGTCACCTGAATTTTTCGATGCTAGATTGCTCTCATCATCTTATATATCAAATGAAATTTATAAGATCCAAGCATCCAAAAAAAACATACACTACACTTACAGACTAGTCGCTACTGATCCATTAAATCCAGCACATGAGGGCACGGAGTTTGAAAATGAAATTTTAGAAGGATTTAAACAAAAAAAATATGAATTTTACTCAAAAATTATCAGCGAAAATAACCAGCGTTATATATTTGTCGGACTACCTATTAAAAATTCTCAAGCCTCCTGTGTAACGTGCCATAACATAAACTCAGCACCAAAAAGCATGAAAGAAAGTTATAAAAACATAGATAGTTTTGAGGGTAAAGTTGGCGATACGATAGCGATGATGTCTCTTAAAGTCCCAGTAAAAAGTGTGCTAAACAATCATAAAGATGAATTTATGTTTAGTGGAGTTTTGATATTTATTGTATTTTTGATGTTGATGTTTTTTGTATTTAAAATACATGAAAAAGTCGCTAAGATCAAGGCACAAAATGAACTTTTGATGATAAATCAAAGTCGCCTTGCCTCAATGGGCGAGATGATACGAAATATCTCGCACCAGTGGAAGCAACCACTTGCACAAATAAGCTCAACACTTGTAAATTTAGAGCTTTATAACGAACGTGGAAAGCTAACAAAACAGATGCTTGAAGAGAAGATTAAAGAGACTGACGAGCAAGTTAAATTTATGTCTGATACGATCGATGACTTTAAAAATTTCTTTAACCCAAATATGCCAAAGAGCGAATTTACAAGCGAACAAGCCATAACACAGACATGCAAGTTACTAAATGCGGCACTTAAAAAATATATAATACATATAAATATAGATATAAAAGAAAATTTTATCTGTTTTGGAAATATTAACGAAATTATACAAATTTTAATCAATATTATAAACAACGCAAAAGAGGCTTTTAGTACATCACATGTAAAAGATAGATATATCAATATCTCTTCATTTGTCGATAAAAACAAAAAAACAATCACTATCGAAAATAATGCTGGAAATATCGACAAAAACGTAATAAACAAGATCTTTAATCCAAATTTTAGTACTAAAAAAACTGGAAGTGGGCTAGGACTTTATATGAGTAAAATGATAATAAAAAAATACAACGGAGAGATCGAAGTTGATAATATAAATGATGGCGTAAAATTCACAATTAATATTTTTTGTTGATAATTCATTAAAATTCCCCCTTTTCCACCCCCATTTTTTAGTAATATTCTCAATACGAAGTCTTTTTGATTTTAGATTAAAACTTTTTGCAGGAAGGAGAACACATGAAAAAGTTGGATAAAGTGTTACTCGGACTTGTTGCTGGCGTTAGCATCTTTGCGGCAGGAGCCTGTGCCGCCCAAGCTGATGCTCACGTTCATATGCAACAAACCGAGATGGCACGAAGTATTATGGCAAACCCTAAAGGGACGCTAAAAGAAAGAGGTGTTATATCCTTGCAAGACTACATTGTAGAAGAGCAAGAGATGTATAACTGGCTTTTTAAAAACCACCCAATTTTTACAAAATATGGTGGTAAAGTAGATGGTAAGCTCAACGTCGTGGATCGCGGTCATGAGTGGATAGAAGAGGGACACGGAAAGGATCTATCAAAGGTAACTAAGCGTGATAATGGAAAAGGCTATAGTTCTATGATGTATAGAATCCCAGCCACTTCAACTCTTATGTTTCCTAACAAATTTGTAGGTCCAGAAAAGTGTGGCGAATGTCACCCAGCACAGTATGAAGCTTGGAGCAGATCAAGACACTCGACAACCATTCGTTTCCCTGGTGAACACCCAGAGGTAAATAATAACTTAACAGATCCAGTATTTGCAGCAGATACTGCACCTATTTTGCCACAAGGTATCACACCTGATGTTGTATATGCAACAATTGGACACCTTAGAACAAAAATGGGCTTTATCGACCAATGGTTGCTACGCGGAACATACCACGTAGTAGGCGGTCTATTAAGAGATGGTACAGGAACGATAACACCAGGATCAAACCAATGGCAAAGAACTTGGGCGTTAAATTTAACTCCTGAAACTGTTAAAAAGATCAAAAAATGGATCCCTGAGTTCCCTGAAACTCTTGAAGAGTATGGCTTAAATACTGGCTATGTAAGAGGTCTTGCATCTTATGCTGCTAAGTATAAACACACTATGAATTTCCAAGCAAACAGCTCATACTGCGAAGTATGCCACCCATTCAAATTTGATTTTAAATCAAGCGAAGAGTTTTATGCAGCACTTGGTAACGCTAAAGAGCTACAAAAACACACTGTCTCAAAAGGTGTATCCTGTGAGGAGTGCCACGGAGCTGGTGGACACCTTGATGGTGCTACAAATTTTAGAATATCTAACTGCGAACGTTGCCACCAAAGATTTAACTGGGATCCAGACACTTATAAGGCACATCCGCTTGCAAAAGTTGCTCCAGATTTAGCACTTAACTCTAAATTTAAATCAATGGGACCAGGATGCGGATCTGAAGGATCACAGTCATTCTTTACAGCCCACTATTCAAAAGGTATGAGATGTGCTACTTGCCACGATCCACACGACACTACAGGTCTTGTAACTGGTGATAAGAACATCAAAGGACTAAACTATAACTCAGAGCAAGGATACCTAAGCTCACTTTATAGTAAACCAAAACTTAAAAAAGAGTGTGCTGATTGTCACAAAGAGCAAGCTTATATAGCAGCTAAGGCAGAGACTCACAAAACTAACTCTTGTGCATCTTGCCATATGCCGTTTATGATGAGTTGCGAGAACTTCTATGCTATTCAATTCCAAGACAATGCTGGTTTTGATACTCAAAGAAGATCACATATTTGGAAGATAGATGTTAGTCCAGATCGCAAGTCTCTTGTAGCTGGCTCAACTTCAAAAGATGCTAGAGATGGTAAAGATTGGCACTTCCAAAGAAATGAAGACGGTAGAAACTTTATTGATCTAATGTGGGCTTGCGCTAGAACATCTTGGGCTGATCTTGATATGGTTGAAAACAAAGGTTGTCATAGTCCTGTTCTCTCAGAATTAAAAGAGACATTACACTTCAAATCACAAAAACAAGCTTATGATGAAGTTATGGGATGGCAAACTCCTATCAAGAATGAATTTACTGCAGTTAAGATTGGTATAGAGGGAATGTTTAAAATTCTTGAAACAACTAAACTTGATCCAAGTGCTAAGACAAGAGTCTATGAGTTGATTGAAAAAGCACAAGACACCGTTGATCTAATCCAAAAAGATGGATCTTGGGGTATGCATGCATTCAAATACACTAAACAAAGACTTGACGCTGCTAAAGGATACGTAGAAGAAGCTCAAAGAATTTTGAATAGTAAAATGTAATCAAACAATGGGAGCCGCCTTTGGCTCCCTATCTAAAAGGGCAAAATATGCAAAAACAAATTTTAAAAAGCTTCATCTCGGTCTTATTTTTAACAAGTTGTGCTTTTAGCGTTGAGCTTAACACTGATACTCAAAAAGAGTCTTACAGTATCGGAGCATCTACTGGTGGGCATATAGCAAACCAAATTTTAGGACACAAAAAACTTGGAGTTTTAACTGACGTAGATGCATTAGTGCAAGGCTTTATCGATGGTCTTAAAAAACAAAACAAGCTTTCAGACGATGAGATATTAAATTCGTTAAACAAAAGAGCTGACGCACTAAATAAGGCAAATGAAGCTATCAAAAAAGCAGAGCTTGATAAAAATAAAAAAGCATCAAAAGATTTTATGAACAAAAACGCAAAAAATAAAAATGTAAAAACTACAGCTTCAGGCTTACAATATGAAATTTTAAAAGCAGGGAAAGGTGAAAAGCCAAAGCCTGAAAGCATAGTTTTAGTTAATTATAGAGCGTATTTACCAAACGGCGAAGTTTTTGAGGATAGTTATAAAGCTAAAACATCCGTAACACTATCACTAATAACTGTTATAGAGGGTCTAAAAGAAGGTTTGGTATTAATGAATACCGGATCAACATATAAATTTGTCATACCGAGCGAACTTGCTTACGGAGATGAAGATGTTGATGTGATTCCTGCTGGCTCTGCCGTAGTTTTTGAAGTTGAGCTTTTGCAAGTTGGTAAACCAGGGACAACATTTAATAAAACAGATAAAAATAGCGAAGATAACAAGTCTAGTGCTAAGCAGTAATTCCTTTCTGCTAAAAATGGAGGAGAAATATGGACACTAAAAACAACAGAAGAGCGTTTATGAAGTATGTCGCTCTTGGCTCTGCTGCGATTGGTATGACAGCTTATGCTGTGGCAGATCCACAAACAAACTCAGAAAAAGAAGAGACAAAAAAACCACATTTTGGTATGATTTTTGATCAAAACAAATGTGTTGGTTGCACCGAGTGTGAGTTAGCCTGTGTGAAAACTAACTTGGTGCCAAAAGGACAGATGAGACTTTTTGTAGAGGATAAAACAGATCAAAATAACCGCTTAGAGCGTAGATTTGTTAGAATTTCTTGTCAACAATGTCAAGATGCACCTTGTGTTAACGTATGTCCTACAAACGCTTGTTGTAGAGATGAAAAAACTGGCATCGTTACTATGAATACCGATGACTGCATCGCCTGTAAATACTGCATTGTAGCCTGCCCTTATGATGTAAGGTTTATAAATCACGAAACAAAAGCAGCTGAAAGCTGTAACTTCTGTATAGATACAAAACTAGCTAAAGGCGAAGAGCCAGCTTGTGTATCTTCTTGCAGATACGATGCACTTGTATTTGGTGATTTAAACGATAAAAATTCTCATATAAGTAAGCTTTTAGCCATAAAAGATAGCTTAAGAATGCGTCCAGAATGTGGCACAAGCCCTAGTTTAAGATATATACCAGCCGTAAAGATGGGGGTGTGATATGAATGGTGCTATAAATTTTACACAAACTTTCTCGCACGGAGCTGTTATTTGGCATTGGCCTATCGCTGTGTATTTATTACTTGCTGGTATGAGTGGTGGGGCACTTATAGTAGCTATTATGATAAAGTATTACAAAAAACAAACTGGCATCACGCCACTTTTTAAAGCTGCTAGTTCGCTCGCACTTGTAACTATACTTCTTGGTATGGTTTGTCTTGTTGGTGATCTTGATAGACCACTTTTATTTTGGAAAATTTTAATCAACTATAACTTCAAATCAGTTATGTCTATCGGTGTTGCAGCACTTTGTATCTATATACCACTATGTTTTGTTATGTGTATTTATGCGTTTGAAGAAGAGCTTAAAAAGACACCTTTAAAAAGACTTGTAGAAATTTTAATGGCTATTTTAAATCCACTTCGAAAACCATTATATACTCTTGCACTAATATTTGCAATTGCAGTTTGTGCCTATACTGGCTTTCTTATCTCTGTATTGGTTAGATTTCCTATACTTAACACAGCTGTTTTACCGGCACTTTTTGTCGCTTCTGGTCTTTCTGCCGGTATCGCTGGTTCAAGCCTTATCGCAACAGCTTGTTTTAAAGAAGAGACTCACAGTAGCGATATGAAGATACTTCATACGATAGAATGGCCTGTATTAGTAGCTGAAATTTTACTAATTACAATGCTTTTTGTATCACTTATAATCGGTAGCGAAGTACAAAAAATTGCAAGCACAGCATTCCTTGATGGTTTTTATGCTAAAATGTTTTGGATAGGCGTAGTTGGCATAGGTTTTGTCGCTCCTATCGTGATAAACTTCTGTCTTGGTAAAAAATTTGCCTCAACGCATTTTGCATTTTATCTAAGTGCTATTGCTAGTATTATTGGTGTTTTGATGCTACGTATGTTTATACTATACGCAGGGCAGACTTATAGCATTTTGATTTAACTATATGGAGGTAAAATGGGAACAAAAATGACAAAGATACTTTTTTCTTATAAATTTGTTCTCATTCTTCTTGCTATCTTAGCCATAGGTGCTGGGATAGCGACTTTTTTAGAGAGTATTTACGATACTGCAACAGCTCAAATTTATGTCTATGAGGCACTTTGGTATGAAGCCTTAATGCTTTTAATTAGCATTTCGTTACTTGGTATTATCATTAAGAGCAAAATGTATCGACGCTTTGGTGCATTTGCTATACATATAGCTTTTATTATCATTATCTTTGGTGCATTTATGACAAGATTTTTTGGCGAAGAAGGTGTTTTGCACGTGCGTGAAGGCGAGAGTTCAAGCGAAATGATAAGCGTCAAGCCATACTTGCAAATTCGTATTGACGATGACATATATGAATACTACACAAAGCTATCACAGATAGGCAAAAACGACTTTACTATCATACAACCAATAGATGGCAAAGATTTTATTATCAAATTTCAAAGTTATGAGCCATCTATCAAAGGCAGACGATCAAATTTAAACGTATTAGCTGGTTTTAATGATAATCTTGAAGCCATTAGGCTAAACGGTGGTATTGGTTGGCTAGGTGAGCCAAAAGTAGTGGAGCAAGATGGCAAACAAATAATGCTATCTTGGGGATCAAAGCTAACGCAACTGCCGTTTTCTATAAAGCTTTTAAATTTTAAACTCCAGCGTTATCCCGGCTCACAAAGTCCATCATCATATGCAAGCGATATTGAAGTTTTTAAGGGCGAGAAAAAGGTGCTTGAGTATGAAATATTTATGAATAATCCACTGGTATTTGATGGGTATAAGTTCTTTCAGTCATCATATGATAAAGATGAACATGGAACGATCTTAGAGATAAATCGCGATCCAGGAAAGATTCCAACCTACATTGGATATTTCTTACTTTGCGTTGGATTCATAGGGAATTTTTTCACACCAAAAAGTAGATTTGCTCACCTTAGTAAATTTATAAAAAATAGTCAAATTTTACTGATCTTTGTTTTGATATTTTTTATAAATTTTAACCTTCAAGCAGCAGATGAAGGTGCTTTAGA carries:
- a CDS encoding DMT family transporter; its protein translation is MVAKKFREFGADFAIFIVAIVWGITFLPMSKALHTNGVFTILFWRFLIAFMLMTIISFKFIDSIDRNSIKYGSIVGVFLFSGFAFQTFALKYALSSSVAFITGLVVVFVPFISFILFKARVSIYAIVGAILSAIGLYFLTSGELGFGLGEKLSLICAIAYALEIIYAARFVNRCEIFIFMCAEFATTAVFSLVFAYIFEGGIVPNLNYDFYFAIIVTSIFASVFCFFVQNLMQRYTTPVKTALILTFEPISAGVLGYFVGGERFSSLQLGGAGIIIIGILISEIGSYIIKRCQI
- a CDS encoding DUF4197 domain-containing protein; its protein translation is MRKFVTFLLLCCLAIDTNANLSDAISSGLKVASSLSVSKDYKAIVSNALNLAVKELSNSGYLNSAVAKIPLPNGLQGAANLAKKVGGEKWANELIISINNAASTAVPEAASIFSDTIKNMNNDEIKSVMSGGKDSFTKFLQDRSGDKLQKVFKPIIKNMMSDNKFATAYNGLNSFIANSSVTSSDTIKSVKNLASNLGMSEYVPDSGEDLNDYITRKTLDGLFNVMSEKESGLKSGIVGKGNGILNKVLK
- a CDS encoding manganese efflux pump MntP family protein, with the translated sequence MQILLIAFALAMDSVALAMANGAKCQNINIKQILKLAFTFGAFQAIMPFLGYILGLSFISFIASIDHFIAFFILIFLGIKMIHEAYESKDDNCVLNLSNKELILGAIATSIDALAVGITFGFADIKIVNACVIIGVTCFILCFIACYIGKIVGEILEHKALVLGGLILVFIGFKILIEHLNA
- a CDS encoding GGDEF domain-containing protein, which gives rise to MLLKQVFVWNKDFETTYESIDTEHKYLVDLLNSLGDKISDKSTKIQDLKHIFDELIDYTGYHFNNEEQLSKMIGVDTRHRNEHVAAHKRFVKRVLELRNNVESSVDFRVEGKETLDFLVSWLTFHILGMDKLLTLQMRMIEQGKSPADAYEIVINSGDNRQINALVNSFNSVFGSLVKYNEELLAMKRALESEVSKRTIELEIANKKLQFIAMSDHLTGLSNRRMAISTIQECITTLQTKGKIFSVIMLDLDRFKSINDKYGHDAGDRVLCEFSKVLKFESRTDDVVCRLGGDEFLIICPDTNTNGVINLALKLLKAINKICIKFDDGGEWSGSSSIGIATANSETKTTEHIIKSADIAVYKAKELGRNCVCNAYGKIS
- a CDS encoding response regulator transcription factor, with amino-acid sequence MSEINYSVLDILSNKKALCLEDEPKILKNLTESLELFFSDVVGVRDGKEALDEALSGLYDVLILDISVPHIDGIEIARCVREKNHKIPIIIITSHTEQEYLWRVVELKITRYIPKPFDKETIITALKDVALDLTDHQPIIKLKDGVRYDPAKKIIYTNNEIFHISKSESRLLEYFLRHKNKNITYEELFDYLWEFDQPSKEAIKTIVKELRKKIGKDVIKNLYGVGYLCEI
- a CDS encoding c-type heme family protein, with amino-acid sequence MKYRFAIIIFMFIMLYSIIIGLFFNFYKELSIKDAKIEAFHVLETMNAVRDYVANIQRPLIDELKQNGTMSPEFFDARLLSSSYISNEIYKIQASKKNIHYTYRLVATDPLNPAHEGTEFENEILEGFKQKKYEFYSKIISENNQRYIFVGLPIKNSQASCVTCHNINSAPKSMKESYKNIDSFEGKVGDTIAMMSLKVPVKSVLNNHKDEFMFSGVLIFIVFLMLMFFVFKIHEKVAKIKAQNELLMINQSRLASMGEMIRNISHQWKQPLAQISSTLVNLELYNERGKLTKQMLEEKIKETDEQVKFMSDTIDDFKNFFNPNMPKSEFTSEQAITQTCKLLNAALKKYIIHINIDIKENFICFGNINEIIQILINIINNAKEAFSTSHVKDRYINISSFVDKNKKTITIENNAGNIDKNVINKIFNPNFSTKKTGSGLGLYMSKMIIKKYNGEIEVDNINDGVKFTINIFC
- a CDS encoding cytochrome C, with the translated sequence MKKLDKVLLGLVAGVSIFAAGACAAQADAHVHMQQTEMARSIMANPKGTLKERGVISLQDYIVEEQEMYNWLFKNHPIFTKYGGKVDGKLNVVDRGHEWIEEGHGKDLSKVTKRDNGKGYSSMMYRIPATSTLMFPNKFVGPEKCGECHPAQYEAWSRSRHSTTIRFPGEHPEVNNNLTDPVFAADTAPILPQGITPDVVYATIGHLRTKMGFIDQWLLRGTYHVVGGLLRDGTGTITPGSNQWQRTWALNLTPETVKKIKKWIPEFPETLEEYGLNTGYVRGLASYAAKYKHTMNFQANSSYCEVCHPFKFDFKSSEEFYAALGNAKELQKHTVSKGVSCEECHGAGGHLDGATNFRISNCERCHQRFNWDPDTYKAHPLAKVAPDLALNSKFKSMGPGCGSEGSQSFFTAHYSKGMRCATCHDPHDTTGLVTGDKNIKGLNYNSEQGYLSSLYSKPKLKKECADCHKEQAYIAAKAETHKTNSCASCHMPFMMSCENFYAIQFQDNAGFDTQRRSHIWKIDVSPDRKSLVAGSTSKDARDGKDWHFQRNEDGRNFIDLMWACARTSWADLDMVENKGCHSPVLSELKETLHFKSQKQAYDEVMGWQTPIKNEFTAVKIGIEGMFKILETTKLDPSAKTRVYELIEKAQDTVDLIQKDGSWGMHAFKYTKQRLDAAKGYVEEAQRILNSKM
- a CDS encoding FKBP-type peptidyl-prolyl cis-trans isomerase N-terminal domain-containing protein, with protein sequence MQKQILKSFISVLFLTSCAFSVELNTDTQKESYSIGASTGGHIANQILGHKKLGVLTDVDALVQGFIDGLKKQNKLSDDEILNSLNKRADALNKANEAIKKAELDKNKKASKDFMNKNAKNKNVKTTASGLQYEILKAGKGEKPKPESIVLVNYRAYLPNGEVFEDSYKAKTSVTLSLITVIEGLKEGLVLMNTGSTYKFVIPSELAYGDEDVDVIPAGSAVVFEVELLQVGKPGTTFNKTDKNSEDNKSSAKQ
- a CDS encoding 4Fe-4S dicluster domain-containing protein codes for the protein MDTKNNRRAFMKYVALGSAAIGMTAYAVADPQTNSEKEETKKPHFGMIFDQNKCVGCTECELACVKTNLVPKGQMRLFVEDKTDQNNRLERRFVRISCQQCQDAPCVNVCPTNACCRDEKTGIVTMNTDDCIACKYCIVACPYDVRFINHETKAAESCNFCIDTKLAKGEEPACVSSCRYDALVFGDLNDKNSHISKLLAIKDSLRMRPECGTSPSLRYIPAVKMGV
- the nrfD gene encoding NrfD/PsrC family molybdoenzyme membrane anchor subunit, which produces MNGAINFTQTFSHGAVIWHWPIAVYLLLAGMSGGALIVAIMIKYYKKQTGITPLFKAASSLALVTILLGMVCLVGDLDRPLLFWKILINYNFKSVMSIGVAALCIYIPLCFVMCIYAFEEELKKTPLKRLVEILMAILNPLRKPLYTLALIFAIAVCAYTGFLISVLVRFPILNTAVLPALFVASGLSAGIAGSSLIATACFKEETHSSDMKILHTIEWPVLVAEILLITMLFVSLIIGSEVQKIASTAFLDGFYAKMFWIGVVGIGFVAPIVINFCLGKKFASTHFAFYLSAIASIIGVLMLRMFILYAGQTYSILI